The Solirubrobacter pauli sequence ACGAGGAACAGCGACAGCACGTGGAACGACTGGTCGACCGACGCGGCCAGGCCCAGGTTCAGCCCGTCCGCGCGTTTGACGCGCACGAGGTACAGGCGCACGATGCGGCCGTCGTCGATCAGCAGATGCGGGAAGAAGACGAGCACGCCGGCGACGACCGCCCAGACGGGCTCGAGCTCGGTGCCGATCCACACCAGCGCCGGCAGGAACGCGATCGTGTAGGTGGTGACGTGGCTGACGAGCGCGCGCCGCGCGACCGGGTCCGTGCCGAGCCCACCGCGCTTGTTGCGTGCCTGCCAGTCGGTCTGGAAGAGGTAGTCACCCACCATGTGGGCGACGAGGAAAGCCGCGAGGACGGAGACCCAGCTCACTAGCGACGCGCCAGGTACTTCTTCCCGGCCTTGACGAGGACGTTGCGCTTGCGCTTGAAGTCGCGCACGAGGACGCTGCCCTGCTTGACCTGCGTGAGCGTGCCGTCGCAGCGGTCCGTGACCAGCCACTTGGTGCCGCGCACGGTCGCGGAGC is a genomic window containing:
- a CDS encoding DUF3307 domain-containing protein; this encodes MSWVSVLAAFLVAHMVGDYLFQTDWQARNKRGGLGTDPVARRALVSHVTTYTIAFLPALVWIGTELEPVWAVVAGVLVFFPHLLIDDGRIVRLYLVRVKRADGLNLGLAASVDQSFHVLSLFLVALLVGSA